In Prunus dulcis chromosome 1, ALMONDv2, whole genome shotgun sequence, the following are encoded in one genomic region:
- the LOC117618744 gene encoding subtilisin-like protease SBT3, with protein sequence MGLYNVISILLLMLLQITNAASNAEEYQTYIIHMDHSHKPAYFLTHKAWHRSTLKSLSSTSPADRDDSEMLLYSYSHVMHGFSARLTPSQLSKLESSSAHVATYPESFGKMFTTHSPKFLGLRQNLGLWPAASYGQDVIIGIIDSGIWPESESFGDKGMSEVPERWKGACENGTAFTPSLCNKKLIGARSFSKGLEAAGISISKQYDYDSPRDFLGHGTHTSSTAAGNHVLSASHFGYAKGTARGVAPRAHVAMYKVLWASDSEKSAASDVLAGMDQAISDGVDIMSLSIGFDFLPYYNDIIAIGALSAIEKGIVVVCAAGNDGWAENSTYNGAPWITTVGAGTLDRSFTATLTLDNGLTVEGESYFPESVYISDKPLYYGKDNANKAICYYGALDPKEVAGKVVLCDNTMKTDVDGQKEEVRSAGAYAGIFMTDMSLLDPEDFVFPALIVPISTGAVIREYATQANTTKVKTLTFVHTNLGMKPAPQVAYFSSRGPDPITPGILKPDILAPGVDVLAAVAPNRLFIEVNNYNLASDYQLMSGTSMAAPHVAGVAALLKAVHREWSPAAIRSAIMTTAYSLDNTKTTIKDQWGGLPATPLEFGAGHINPNRAMNPGLIYDMDVQDYIEFLCGLGYTAKQMSAVIRRSQWSCRQQPTELNYPSFIAIFNGTDGSPKAKNFSRVVTNVGDSTSIYKAFLEVPSGMKIAVEPSSLTFTGKNQEQGFVLRVEIDNNAPKVTYGYLKWIDQQNHIVSSPVVVINY encoded by the coding sequence AGCCTGCATATTTCTTGACGCACAAGGCATGGCACAGGTCCACCTTAAAATCATTGTCGTCGACCTCTCCTGCAGATCGTGACGACAGTGAAATGTTGCTCTACTCATACAGCCATGTCATGCATGGATTCAGTGCCAGGCTCACACCCTCTCAGCTGTCTAAATTGGAGAGTTCTTCAGCTCATGTTGCCACGTATCCGGAATCTTTTGGCAAGATGTTCACAACACACAGCCCCAAGTTTCTTGGACTCAGACAAAACCTTGGCTTATGGCCTGCTGCCTCGTATGGCCAAGATGTGATCATAGGGATCATTGATTCAGGAATTTGGCCAGAGAGTGAAAGTTTTGGTGACAAGGGAATGTCAGAAGTGCCAGAAAGATGGAAAGGCGCGTGTGAAAACGGAACAGCATTCACCCCATCTCTCTGCAACAAGAAACTCATTGGTGCTCGATCTTTTAGCAAAGGGCTTGAAGCTGCAGGAATAAGCATCTCCAAACAATATGACTATGACTCGCCAAGAGATTTCCTTGGTCATGGAACCCACACATCATCAACAGCTGCAGGCAATCATGTACTCAGTGCAAGTCATTTTGGATATGCAAAAGGCACAGCAAGAGGGGTGGCACCGCGCGCACATGTTGCCATGTACAAGGTCTTGTGGGCATCAGATTCAGAAAAGAGTGCAGCTAGTGATGTGCTTGCTGGGATGGATCAGGCAATTTCTGATGGGGTTGATATCATGTCACTGTCTATTGGCTTTGATTTCCTTCCTTACTACAATGATATCATCGCCATTGGTGCTCTTTCAGCAATTGAGAAGGGGATTGTTGTTGTCTGCGCTGCTGGGAATGATGGTTGGGCTGAAAATTCAACATACAATGGAGCACCCTGGATCACAACAGTAGGAGCTGGCACGCTTGATCGGAGTTTCACTGCAACATTGACTCTAGACAACGGCTTGACAGTGGAAGGAGAATCGTACTTCCCAGAAAGCGTTTACATTTCTGATAAACCATTGTACTACGGGAAAGACAATGCAAACAAAGCAATATGCTACTATGGGGCATTGGATCCTAAAGAAGTTGCTGGAAAGGTAGTCCTCTGTGATAACACCATGAAGACGGATGTTGATGGACAAAAGGAAGAGGTTCGGAGTGCAGGTGCTTATGCTGGAATCTTCATGACAGATATGTCACTTTTAGACCCAGAAGACTTTGTCTTTCCAGCTCTAATTGTGCCAATTTCTACTGGGGCTGTGATTAGAGAGTATGCAACCCAGGCCAATACAACAAAAGTTAAGACCTTGACCTTTGTGCACACCAATTTGGGGATGAAACCAGCACCACAAGTAGCATACTTCTCTTCAAGAGGACCAGACCCGATCACTCCAGGCATTCTAAAACCAGACATTCTTGCTCCAGGGGTTGACGTGCTGGCTGCAGTTGCACCTAACAGGTTGTTCATAGAAGTAAACAACTATAATCTGGCGTCAGATTATCAACTGATGTCAGGGACGTCAATGGCAGCACCCCATGTTGCTGGAGTGGCTGCTCTTCTAAAGGCGGTTCACCGCGAATGGAGCCCAGCAGCCATTCGATCAGCGATCATGACCACAGCATACTCCCTCGACAATACTAAGACCACCATAAAAGACCAATGGGGTGGTCTTCCAGCCACACCTTTGGAATTTGGTGCAGGCCACATCAACCCAAACAGAGCCATGAACCCTGGACTCATCTATGACATGGATGTGCAAGATTACATTGAGTTTCTATGTGGGCTTGGATATACTGCTAAGCAAATGAGTGCTGTTATCAGGCGAAGTCAATGGAGCTGCCGCCAACAGCCTACTGAACTGAACTACCCTTCTTTTATAGCCATCTTTAATGGCACAGACGGTTCTCCGAAAGCCAAAAACTTTAGCAGGGTTGTGACAAACGTGGGAGACAGCACATCGATTTACAAAGCATTTTTGGAAGTTCCTAGTGGAATGAAGATTGCAGTAGAGCCTAGTAGTCTAACATTCACTGGGAAAAATCAGGAGcaaggttttgttttgagggTCGAAATCGATAACAATGCTCCTAAGGTGACCTATGGTTATCTCAAATGGATTGATCAACAAAACCACATAGTGTCAAGCCCTGTAGTGGTCATTAATTACTAG